Proteins encoded in a region of the Flammeovirga yaeyamensis genome:
- a CDS encoding sulfite exporter TauE/SafE family protein: MMDDQYINYLIWFLGCIFSSVITAISGGGGMFSIPLLIYLGLPTHYILGTNKVILTTASVTATWRYYKNGLLQLNQELLISFVLCIGMAIFGAEMSDVLSTHSMLILLLVMIIVLFTMDRYKKKESTENNKAHLRPKIIYPTAILLGFYSGFFGPGTSVISFFIISFFASVPTMVNVAFSKSLAMISSLAALITFAIEQKVLWDYGIIGLVGAFIGSWIGAGLAMKVDPKKVKTFFNVMLIVFLIKTLYDLWVENS; the protein is encoded by the coding sequence ATGATGGATGACCAATATATCAATTACCTTATTTGGTTTTTGGGATGTATATTTTCTTCTGTAATTACAGCAATCTCTGGAGGCGGCGGTATGTTTTCCATCCCTTTATTGATCTACCTCGGATTACCTACACATTATATATTAGGGACCAACAAAGTAATTTTAACTACAGCTTCAGTAACCGCTACATGGCGATATTATAAAAATGGACTACTACAACTAAATCAAGAGTTATTGATTTCTTTTGTTTTATGTATTGGCATGGCCATTTTTGGAGCAGAAATGAGTGATGTTCTTTCTACTCATTCCATGCTCATATTACTCCTCGTGATGATCATAGTACTATTTACTATGGACAGATACAAAAAGAAGGAATCTACAGAAAATAATAAAGCTCACTTACGACCTAAAATTATTTATCCAACAGCTATCCTTCTTGGTTTTTATAGCGGATTTTTTGGACCTGGCACAAGTGTGATCTCCTTTTTTATCATCTCCTTCTTTGCTTCTGTACCCACTATGGTGAACGTTGCTTTTTCCAAAAGCTTAGCCATGATTTCTTCCTTAGCTGCATTAATTACATTCGCCATAGAACAAAAAGTACTTTGGGACTATGGAATCATAGGACTTGTCGGTGCCTTTATTGGTTCATGGATTGGTGCCGGCTTAGCCATGAAAGTAGATCCTAAGAAAGTAAAAACCTTCTTTAATGTGATGTTGATTGTTTTCCTGATTAAAACATTATATGACCTATGGGTTGAAAACAGTTAG
- a CDS encoding DUF4199 family protein has protein sequence MFKIALKYGSLMFIGYLILFFIMKFLNLYHIVELRVLNFLIQSTGIYFALKELRQQDQSNYGYLNAFLEGIIVTMAGALPFAIFMVTYLTSVEPEFMTYLQQYALNGAYLNPMTVFIGLVFEAVGSGFLISYVIMRYTLIKQPSTIKN, from the coding sequence ATGTTTAAAATCGCATTGAAATATGGTAGCCTCATGTTTATCGGTTACCTTATTTTATTCTTCATCATGAAATTCCTCAATCTTTATCACATTGTGGAACTTAGAGTACTAAATTTTCTCATTCAATCAACAGGCATTTATTTCGCCTTAAAAGAATTACGACAGCAAGATCAATCCAATTACGGTTATCTCAATGCTTTTCTGGAGGGAATAATTGTAACAATGGCAGGTGCACTTCCATTCGCCATTTTCATGGTAACTTATCTCACCTCTGTAGAACCCGAATTTATGACCTATCTTCAACAATATGCCTTGAATGGAGCCTATTTAAATCCCATGACTGTCTTTATAGGTTTGGTCTTCGAAGCCGTCGGATCAGGTTTTTTAATCTCCTATGTCATAATGAGATACACCTTAATAAAGCAACCTTCTACAATAAAAAATTAA
- a CDS encoding transposase translates to MEENKNQFIKRTQKDYPMSLKLQIVSEVENGQLGLKAAQRKYGIQGNQTVKIWLQKYGNFDWNHKVSAMKKKTPEQELLELKLELETAKKKIKRLEAEAEKADHKSIIFDMMIDLAEKEYKIDIRKNSSPK, encoded by the coding sequence ATGGAAGAAAATAAAAATCAGTTCATTAAACGTACCCAAAAGGATTATCCAATGTCCTTAAAGCTTCAAATTGTCTCGGAAGTTGAAAACGGTCAACTAGGTCTTAAAGCAGCTCAACGTAAATATGGTATTCAAGGGAATCAAACTGTAAAGATTTGGTTACAAAAATATGGTAACTTTGACTGGAACCATAAAGTAAGTGCCATGAAGAAAAAAACACCTGAACAAGAGTTATTAGAGCTTAAACTTGAGTTGGAAACAGCAAAAAAGAAAATCAAACGATTAGAGGCTGAAGCAGAAAAAGCTGACCATAAATCAATTATTTTCGATATGATGATTGATTTGGCTGAAAAGGAATATAAAATTGATATAAGAAAAAACTCTTCACCCAAGTAG
- a CDS encoding anthranilate synthase component I family protein: MHFQLKNLESFRLKAWYWGKSESHCTYLYDHKIAYPESGFKHLLAVGAKHICPMKERHSFDSVEMFHREHKSWLFGHFGYDLKNEVELLCSDHPDGIELPNAFFYVPKTVFVFDENGVEIISDEDQNKIYDEIMSTEVPEMTDGWGGKVSPKISKEVYLDTVKKIQNHIVEGDVYEVNICMEFLSKEADLDPFDLYLRLSSLSPAPFSAFHRVEDKFVISSSPERFMKKEGRRIVSQPIKGTIKRGATEEEDVLLKEQLRNSEKEVAENMMIVDLVRNDLARTCKAGTIKVPEIFGIYSFKTVHQMISTIEGEMKDFQPFSEVIKKAFPMGSMTGAPKVMAMALIETYERTKRGVYSGSIGYITPDGDFDFNVVIRSAFYNAASKYISFQIGSAITIDSEAEEEYEECLLKAKGMLSALNAEITF; encoded by the coding sequence ATGCATTTTCAACTTAAAAATTTAGAGTCTTTTCGCTTAAAGGCATGGTATTGGGGTAAATCAGAATCTCACTGTACTTACCTGTATGACCACAAAATTGCTTACCCAGAATCGGGGTTTAAGCACCTTTTGGCAGTAGGAGCAAAACATATTTGTCCTATGAAAGAAAGACACAGTTTTGATAGTGTTGAGATGTTTCATAGAGAACATAAATCGTGGCTATTTGGTCATTTTGGATATGATTTGAAAAATGAAGTGGAACTTCTTTGTTCCGATCACCCAGACGGAATAGAGTTGCCTAATGCTTTCTTTTATGTTCCTAAAACGGTTTTTGTATTTGATGAAAACGGAGTAGAAATTATTTCAGACGAAGATCAAAATAAGATTTATGATGAAATTATGTCTACTGAAGTTCCTGAAATGACAGATGGATGGGGCGGAAAAGTATCTCCAAAGATTTCAAAAGAAGTGTATTTGGATACTGTCAAGAAAATTCAAAATCATATTGTTGAAGGGGATGTATATGAAGTGAACATCTGCATGGAATTTCTTTCAAAAGAAGCAGACCTCGATCCATTTGATTTATATCTAAGACTTTCATCATTATCACCAGCTCCTTTTTCTGCATTTCATAGGGTGGAAGATAAATTTGTAATTAGTTCTTCACCTGAGCGTTTCATGAAAAAAGAGGGAAGAAGAATTGTTTCTCAACCTATCAAAGGAACGATAAAAAGGGGAGCTACAGAGGAAGAAGATGTCTTATTAAAAGAACAACTTCGTAATTCCGAAAAAGAGGTAGCAGAAAACATGATGATCGTTGACCTTGTACGTAACGATTTAGCAAGAACTTGTAAGGCAGGGACGATTAAAGTACCTGAGATTTTTGGTATCTATAGCTTCAAAACGGTGCATCAGATGATTTCAACTATTGAAGGAGAAATGAAAGATTTTCAACCTTTCTCGGAAGTCATTAAAAAAGCATTCCCTATGGGAAGTATGACAGGGGCACCTAAAGTGATGGCTATGGCTTTAATCGAAACCTACGAACGTACCAAACGAGGTGTATATTCTGGATCAATAGGTTATATCACTCCAGATGGAGATTTTGATTTTAACGTGGTGATCCGTTCCGCTTTTTATAATGCAGCATCAAAGTATATTTCTTTCCAGATCGGATCTGCAATTACTATTGATTCTGAAGCTGAAGAAGAATACGAAGAGTGTCTATTGAAAGCTAAAGGGATGTTATCCGCTTTGAATGCTGAGATTACTTTCTAA
- a CDS encoding SLC13 family permease, whose translation MPNPLLLAQKNIQLLPQEYDRWIVLITVISVIIALLKEWEKPSTIFFLGVVALLATGIIHVEDVLNSLSNSSIATIIVLVIVTTHLYHTFNVSLILNYLVGDSKKPRLFMAKIITFSALFSSFTNNTPVVAGLTPYVYDWCKKMGAHPSKLLIPLSFSTILGGMITVIGTSTNLVLVGFIETNKLPPLAYSDFLYLGLLVTFFGIIYLVTLGYNLLPENKEVFDDAKAIAPEYLMGLQIRRASKLIGKEVQNTKMKNFDGAYLIEVHREGEVITPIPDDFVFEERDILMFMGQTENIMVILNSDAGLAVPNKKEEEEIVEAVIPANSALTRKKIAKIKFRETYDVDLVAIHRNGQKITGELDDVYLQSGDMLLLSAGDTFFSNIKMYKEFYVLSTIKNNKAPISNAAKWSYFMLLFTIVIAVGLGVIPLLVGAIFAFSGLLMIKATNFNIVNKELDLDLLVLLTSALTLGEAFISSGASDIVSNVFIKIFLPFGVYGVLIGLFLFTVLLTSFVTNVAAISISFPIAYSLSQMLQVHSTPFFVAIAFAASAAFLTPVSYQTNWIVYGPGGYKPKDFMKVGLPLMAIYTVVCITFISFYYQLQ comes from the coding sequence ATGCCTAACCCATTGCTACTAGCTCAAAAGAACATACAGTTACTACCTCAAGAATACGACAGGTGGATCGTGTTGATTACTGTTATAAGTGTTATCATCGCCTTACTAAAAGAATGGGAAAAACCCTCTACCATTTTCTTTTTAGGAGTCGTTGCTCTATTGGCTACAGGGATCATTCATGTAGAAGATGTTTTAAACTCTTTAAGTAACTCTTCAATAGCTACAATCATTGTGCTAGTTATTGTGACTACTCATCTTTATCATACATTCAATGTTTCACTTATATTAAATTACTTAGTAGGCGACTCTAAAAAGCCACGTCTCTTTATGGCTAAGATCATCACTTTCTCTGCCCTGTTTTCTTCTTTCACCAATAATACACCTGTTGTAGCGGGCTTAACGCCATATGTTTATGATTGGTGCAAAAAAATGGGAGCACATCCATCTAAGCTCCTTATACCTTTAAGTTTTAGTACCATCCTTGGAGGTATGATTACTGTTATTGGTACTTCTACCAACTTAGTATTGGTTGGTTTTATAGAAACGAACAAACTACCTCCTTTAGCCTATTCCGACTTCCTTTATTTAGGACTTTTGGTTACTTTTTTCGGAATTATCTATTTGGTCACGTTGGGGTATAACTTATTACCGGAGAATAAAGAGGTTTTTGATGATGCCAAAGCAATTGCACCAGAATACTTGATGGGGCTTCAAATTCGTAGAGCCTCCAAGCTAATTGGTAAGGAAGTACAAAATACCAAAATGAAGAATTTCGATGGGGCTTATTTAATTGAGGTTCATAGAGAAGGCGAAGTGATTACCCCGATACCAGATGATTTTGTTTTTGAAGAGAGAGATATATTAATGTTTATGGGGCAAACTGAAAACATTATGGTCATTCTAAATTCTGATGCTGGTTTAGCTGTACCTAATAAGAAGGAAGAAGAAGAAATTGTGGAAGCCGTAATTCCTGCCAACTCTGCTCTTACTCGTAAAAAAATTGCAAAAATTAAATTTAGAGAAACCTATGATGTTGACCTTGTCGCTATTCATAGAAATGGTCAGAAAATTACAGGAGAATTAGACGATGTCTATTTACAATCGGGGGATATGCTTTTACTTTCTGCTGGGGATACTTTCTTCTCAAACATTAAAATGTACAAAGAGTTTTATGTATTGAGTACAATAAAAAATAATAAAGCACCCATTTCAAATGCAGCAAAATGGTCGTATTTTATGCTTCTTTTCACTATTGTTATTGCCGTGGGTTTAGGGGTGATTCCTTTATTGGTAGGTGCAATATTTGCATTTTCTGGACTTCTAATGATTAAAGCGACGAATTTCAACATAGTAAATAAAGAACTCGATCTGGATTTACTGGTTTTGCTTACCTCTGCCCTTACCCTTGGAGAGGCCTTTATATCATCCGGAGCAAGTGATATTGTCAGTAATGTATTTATAAAAATATTTCTTCCTTTTGGGGTGTATGGAGTACTTATTGGGTTGTTCCTTTTTACTGTTCTACTCACCTCATTTGTTACAAATGTAGCGGCGATTTCAATTTCTTTCCCTATTGCTTATTCCTTAAGTCAGATGCTTCAGGTACATAGCACTCCTTTTTTTGTGGCCATTGCTTTTGCAGCTTCTGCAGCCTTTTTAACCCCTGTTAGTTATCAGACCAATTGGATTGTATATGGTCCAGGCGGGTACAAGCCTAAAGATTTTATGAAAGTTGGTTTACCTTTAATGGCAATTTATACTGTAGTTTGTATTACCTTTATTTCATTTTATTACCAACTACAATAA
- a CDS encoding T9SS type A sorting domain-containing protein, whose protein sequence is MKKLLWSLLLTLLTIQTYGQSSPSLKIVQPDSVINYNGEQHIHLPEGFYKFIRVKSNTRVIIDGDLVLSDLIIGSKEMLEYGDPIISDTTTLSGYHHIGNGCTVILEPNAHLEIHGRFHDLATQLSILLKEHSQIIVNNIFTFNLESANPDHVISFGSGSQIIAMGKTDINLKPIELTDHVNQLNKYQLALLTDIGRFLIANPMVDITNDDDIDRGVLQFMQARPNPRLANNTLSVLPSETSGYSMPLTEIRELFRKLFHTFDNQVRFLHMGPWTNFSHFYFELEHAYTDLPVELSNFKVERNSEHTFNASWSTETEINADHFTLEVSSDNIHYKLLEEDIPAFGNSNTHQEYTINDLPFSSNHAYVRLTEVDFDGLSQSWVREIHAIENEFSYQQIYPVPANNILHVSLNNSEMNGVQFDLVEASTGKIVFDKQYREVQEVDIDTSNLKDGIYVLNAHAGSKNIHSEVVVLH, encoded by the coding sequence ATGAAAAAATTACTTTGGAGTTTATTATTAACTCTATTAACGATTCAAACTTACGGTCAATCATCACCTAGTCTTAAGATTGTTCAACCAGATTCTGTAATCAATTATAATGGAGAACAGCACATCCACCTACCTGAAGGGTTTTATAAGTTTATTCGTGTAAAATCGAATACAAGAGTAATTATTGATGGGGATTTAGTATTAAGTGATCTCATAATAGGGTCAAAAGAGATGCTTGAATATGGAGATCCGATTATCTCTGATACAACAACTTTATCTGGATACCATCATATAGGAAATGGCTGTACTGTAATTTTAGAACCTAATGCACATTTAGAAATTCATGGTCGATTTCATGATTTAGCCACACAATTGAGTATTCTACTAAAGGAACACTCACAAATCATAGTGAACAATATTTTCACATTTAATTTGGAGAGTGCCAACCCTGATCACGTAATATCTTTTGGAAGTGGTTCTCAGATTATCGCAATGGGAAAGACCGATATTAATCTTAAACCAATTGAGTTGACGGACCATGTCAACCAACTTAATAAATATCAGTTAGCATTGTTGACTGATATTGGTCGATTTCTGATTGCAAATCCAATGGTAGATATTACCAATGATGATGATATAGATAGAGGTGTTCTACAGTTTATGCAGGCAAGACCAAACCCAAGGTTAGCCAACAATACATTATCAGTTTTACCTTCGGAAACAAGCGGTTATAGTATGCCCTTAACTGAGATCAGAGAATTGTTTAGAAAACTATTCCACACTTTTGATAATCAGGTAAGGTTCCTTCATATGGGGCCATGGACAAATTTCTCACATTTTTACTTTGAACTAGAACATGCTTATACCGACTTACCCGTAGAGTTATCAAATTTTAAGGTAGAACGAAATAGCGAACATACCTTTAATGCATCTTGGTCTACAGAGACAGAAATCAATGCAGATCATTTCACTTTAGAAGTATCATCAGATAATATTCATTATAAGTTATTAGAAGAGGATATTCCGGCATTTGGTAATAGTAATACACATCAAGAATATACAATAAATGACCTTCCGTTTTCTTCTAATCATGCCTATGTGCGTTTGACAGAAGTTGATTTTGACGGATTAAGTCAGTCATGGGTTCGTGAAATTCATGCTATTGAAAATGAGTTTAGTTATCAGCAGATCTACCCTGTTCCCGCGAATAATATCTTGCATGTATCGCTTAATAATTCGGAGATGAATGGAGTACAATTTGATCTTGTAGAGGCATCTACAGGAAAAATAGTATTTGATAAACAGTATAGAGAAGTACAAGAAGTAGATATTGATACTTCCAATTTAAAAGATGGCATTTATGTTCTAAATGCTCATGCTGGATCTAAAAATATTCATTCAGAGGTAGTGGTGCTACATTAA
- a CDS encoding threonine aldolase family protein translates to MKKTLASDNYAGTSPEIIEAIAKVSNGHQGAYGADDATKEAIEMFKRLLKEDIDVFFTMNGTGANVTALSSVCPSYGAVITSSVAHINVDECGAPEKFGGFKILTIEKEDGKISPEDISPFLVNLGEQHWSQPKVVSITQATEYGTVYTCEEIKAIADFAHQNNLLLHVDGARISNAAVSIGATFKEMLVDTGVDFISFGGTKNGLMFGEAVIFLNTSLSENYKYLRKQGMQLLSKMRFISAQFVALFDGDLWKKNAEHANKMAQLLAEGLQKAEGAKVTQKVQANGVFAILDPKVIPILQEQSPFYVWNEQTHEVRLMCSFDTTEEEINQFITTLEKYQVVEA, encoded by the coding sequence ATGAAAAAGACATTAGCAAGTGATAATTATGCGGGAACATCTCCTGAAATAATTGAGGCGATAGCAAAAGTAAGTAATGGACATCAAGGAGCCTATGGAGCAGACGATGCTACAAAAGAAGCTATCGAGATGTTCAAAAGACTTTTGAAAGAGGATATTGATGTTTTCTTTACTATGAATGGAACAGGAGCGAATGTTACTGCTTTAAGTTCTGTTTGTCCTTCTTATGGTGCTGTTATTACTTCTAGTGTAGCTCACATTAATGTTGATGAGTGTGGTGCTCCAGAAAAGTTTGGTGGTTTTAAAATCCTAACCATAGAGAAAGAAGACGGTAAAATATCACCTGAAGATATTTCTCCTTTTCTAGTGAATTTGGGAGAGCAACATTGGTCGCAACCCAAAGTAGTTTCCATTACACAAGCGACGGAGTATGGTACGGTCTACACATGTGAAGAAATTAAAGCAATCGCTGATTTTGCACATCAAAATAATCTTCTTTTACATGTTGATGGAGCAAGAATTAGTAATGCAGCCGTTTCTATAGGAGCAACATTTAAAGAAATGTTAGTGGATACTGGTGTTGATTTTATTTCATTCGGAGGAACAAAGAACGGATTAATGTTTGGTGAAGCAGTAATTTTCTTGAATACGTCTTTATCAGAAAATTACAAATACCTCAGAAAACAAGGAATGCAACTTTTATCAAAAATGCGTTTCATTTCTGCTCAATTTGTTGCTTTATTTGATGGAGATCTTTGGAAAAAGAATGCTGAACATGCGAATAAGATGGCGCAGTTGTTAGCAGAGGGGCTTCAAAAAGCAGAAGGGGCTAAGGTGACTCAAAAAGTACAAGCCAATGGCGTATTTGCTATTCTTGACCCTAAAGTAATTCCAATTTTACAAGAACAATCTCCTTTCTATGTTTGGAATGAACAGACGCATGAAGTACGCTTAATGTGTTCTTTTGATACGACAGAAGAAGAGATCAATCAGTTTATTACTACCTTGGAAAAATACCAAGTAGTAGAAGCATAG
- a CDS encoding PAS domain S-box protein, which produces MKVSAEFRGIATIVILSLLLLTSFVSFLRSSQAEKRDVSEILLNQEYKIANIPFHAKDYYRSEDRKTLLQLKQEADKIYSQILAMEKGISSNSTEKQSVLVLTSLGDDQLSHALELYRKRFEDYYTKIDLMWDASIESNSSVDLQAKSRTGSLSGRARALDEEEGSDKIGKALDFLQRRNSSLLLHNRETRFQLEENIRQTRTKSLIFNGLLVVFGVIVLLTQGAFFRNQILVHIRLLRKNLEEFTGEKESSEIPDIQIIENKVFALEDDFNRITEMIEYLGDKDYEVNTEGLNSRLSDSFLRARNTLEQLSKEEFVSKWITEGLAKTTETLNGQQFDTIEEMAYEFVRFVTRHLGALQGGVFLKMNAEEENIVHQVASYAYGKKRFPQRKISANEGLVGQVMLEKQYVYVEDLPQHYTAISSGLGEAPPRSIIIIPVVHGNDDVYGAVEIASYHSLLPHEQEYANAACERFASAIAVYMMNENTRKLLKESMEVNDSLKNKEETLIKKTDEMQEVQDQLNTKLTELSKESNLNKNILSAIGKTMAIIEFDMSGKILTANDMYLSVMGYKQEEIIGKHERILVSSEEVNSMRYKLLWDSLSNGSFISGEYCRMSKKGVDVWMNGTYNPIFGLDGKPYKIIKFAEFTTEQKAKDLTNSERLSHFGHYFPVLDLDLDGVIKAANTIFTDIFGYKRKEFRNTPIVEFLENANEIRVFKRALRDAKAGGMITQQFVFLDSEGRSKICDIQLAPLKKLNGDVDRFTLFIKDSTSEEFVKKELETQTETLSLLRSEMETRNTLIDEMAMVLEVSLDGRVLSGNNVVEKWTGHSIENLIGHPLGDLVTTSYQTAISGLLSEPNEAGVRQRTLEFRTPKKKKLWGDTSASVVIKNEVPIKFIFIIFDVTERIEKEMNLSIELEKQKARNALTRIQSNFSDSGQSLIEEIFNNKEIDFENDNWLDQLPCYAAIVDTGFDIVKMNSALSDISDKVVRIFDLPDYLSDLQKDQIKEAISKAKLMEGQVKLKGVNHTMIMVPLFDDIKHKLLVLFAE; this is translated from the coding sequence ATGAAAGTAAGTGCAGAATTTAGAGGAATTGCCACTATTGTGATTCTTAGTTTGTTATTACTAACGAGTTTCGTTTCTTTTTTGAGATCTTCACAGGCAGAAAAAAGAGATGTTTCAGAGATATTACTTAATCAGGAATACAAAATTGCCAATATTCCATTTCATGCTAAAGACTATTATCGTTCAGAGGATAGAAAGACACTTTTGCAGTTAAAGCAAGAGGCCGATAAAATTTATTCTCAAATTTTAGCTATGGAAAAAGGTATTTCTTCTAATTCTACTGAAAAGCAAAGTGTATTAGTACTTACCTCTTTGGGTGACGATCAACTTTCTCATGCATTAGAACTTTACAGAAAAAGATTTGAAGATTATTATACAAAAATTGATTTGATGTGGGATGCCAGTATTGAATCAAATTCATCTGTAGATCTTCAAGCAAAATCAAGAACAGGATCATTAAGTGGCAGGGCCAGAGCACTTGATGAAGAAGAAGGAAGTGATAAAATCGGGAAAGCTTTAGATTTCCTACAAAGAAGAAATTCATCATTACTATTACACAATAGAGAAACAAGATTTCAATTAGAAGAAAATATCCGTCAGACTCGTACAAAGAGTTTAATCTTTAACGGTTTGCTAGTTGTTTTTGGTGTTATTGTTTTGTTAACACAAGGAGCCTTTTTTAGAAATCAGATTCTTGTACATATTCGACTTCTTCGTAAAAACTTAGAGGAATTTACAGGGGAGAAAGAAAGTTCTGAAATCCCTGATATTCAAATTATCGAAAATAAAGTATTTGCCCTAGAAGACGATTTTAATAGAATTACTGAGATGATCGAATATCTTGGAGATAAAGATTATGAGGTAAACACAGAAGGTCTTAATTCTAGATTATCCGACTCTTTCTTAAGGGCTAGAAATACATTGGAGCAACTATCTAAGGAGGAATTTGTAAGTAAATGGATTACCGAAGGGTTAGCGAAAACTACAGAAACATTAAATGGACAACAATTTGATACCATCGAAGAAATGGCTTATGAGTTTGTTCGTTTTGTTACTCGACATTTAGGTGCACTTCAAGGAGGTGTTTTCTTAAAGATGAATGCAGAAGAAGAAAATATCGTGCATCAAGTAGCGAGTTATGCTTATGGTAAGAAACGTTTTCCTCAAAGAAAAATATCAGCCAACGAAGGACTTGTTGGTCAGGTCATGCTCGAAAAACAATACGTGTATGTAGAAGATTTACCTCAGCATTATACCGCTATTTCTTCTGGTTTGGGTGAGGCTCCGCCAAGATCTATTATTATTATTCCGGTGGTACATGGTAACGACGATGTATATGGTGCCGTAGAAATTGCCTCATATCATTCTCTATTACCACATGAACAAGAATATGCTAATGCAGCTTGTGAACGATTTGCTTCTGCCATTGCGGTATATATGATGAATGAAAATACCCGTAAGCTACTTAAGGAATCTATGGAGGTGAACGATTCTTTAAAGAACAAAGAAGAAACGTTGATCAAAAAAACAGATGAGATGCAGGAAGTGCAAGATCAGTTAAACACAAAACTGACTGAACTTTCTAAAGAATCTAATCTGAATAAAAATATACTGTCTGCCATTGGTAAGACGATGGCCATTATCGAATTTGATATGTCAGGTAAGATTCTTACGGCCAATGATATGTACCTTTCTGTAATGGGTTATAAGCAAGAAGAAATTATTGGTAAACATGAACGTATTTTGGTTTCTTCTGAAGAAGTGAATTCCATGCGATATAAATTATTATGGGATAGTTTATCAAATGGGTCATTTATTTCCGGAGAATACTGCCGTATGAGTAAGAAGGGAGTGGATGTTTGGATGAACGGTACATACAATCCAATATTTGGTTTAGATGGAAAACCTTACAAAATCATCAAATTTGCAGAGTTTACGACAGAACAAAAAGCAAAAGACCTTACCAATTCAGAACGGTTATCACATTTTGGACATTATTTCCCTGTTCTAGACTTGGATTTGGATGGAGTGATTAAAGCAGCTAATACCATATTTACAGATATCTTTGGGTATAAGAGGAAAGAATTCAGAAATACTCCAATTGTTGAATTCCTTGAGAATGCAAATGAAATAAGAGTCTTTAAAAGAGCATTAAGAGACGCAAAAGCGGGAGGAATGATTACTCAACAATTTGTGTTTTTAGATTCAGAAGGAAGATCTAAAATTTGTGATATTCAATTGGCTCCTTTAAAGAAACTAAACGGAGATGTTGATCGATTTACATTATTCATAAAAGATAGTACCTCTGAGGAATTTGTTAAGAAAGAATTAGAAACCCAAACGGAAACGCTTTCATTGTTAAGGAGTGAGATGGAAACACGTAATACGCTTATCGATGAAATGGCGATGGTTCTTGAGGTGAGTTTAGACGGTAGAGTACTTTCTGGAAATAATGTGGTTGAGAAGTGGACAGGACATAGTATAGAAAACCTTATCGGTCATCCTTTAGGAGATTTGGTAACAACATCTTATCAAACGGCTATTTCTGGATTACTTTCAGAACCAAATGAGGCTGGGGTGAGACAGAGAACTTTAGAGTTTAGAACTCCTAAGAAGAAAAAACTATGGGGCGATACAAGTGCTTCTGTTGTAATCAAAAATGAGGTGCCAATTAAGTTTATCTTTATCATATTTGATGTTACTGAAAGAATAGAAAAAGAAATGAATCTCAGTATTGAATTAGAGAAACAAAAAGCAAGAAATGCTTTAACTCGAATTCAAAGTAATTTCTCTGATTCTGGACAAAGCTTAATAGAAGAAATTTTTAATAATAAAGAGATAGATTTTGAAAATGACAATTGGTTAGACCAGTTGCCATGTTATGCAGCGATTGTAGATACTGGCTTTGATATTGTTAAAATGAATTCAGCACTCTCGGATATATCAGATAAAGTCGTTCGTATTTTTGATTTACCTGATTATTTATCAGACCTTCAAAAAGATCAAATTAAAGAGGCGATTAGTAAGGCTAAATTAATGGAGGGTCAAGTAAAATTAAAAGGAGTAAATCATACGATGATCATGGTGCCACTTTTCGATGACATCAAACATAAACTACTGGTTTTATTTGCTGAGTAG